One window from the genome of Echinicola vietnamensis DSM 17526 encodes:
- a CDS encoding NAD(P)-binding domain-containing protein, translated as MKISIIGLGWLGLPLARRLAQKGHQVLGSTTSPEKHRQLLDEGIDNVVFRLDPHPSGNGFNRLFDADLVVVNIPPKRRSMPETFHPEQIKYLKTLIKQAGVGRVIYTSSTSVYPNTNNEVTETTKLCLNSTGHSAVFGAENILREDAAYDLTVIRFGGLLGMDRVPGSYFSGKENVAGDVPVNYIHQVDAVRLIAHVIEKELWGETYNGVCPIHPKKREVYEKNAQEMGFAPPKSYRQQDLPDFKVVSGERIMETGFVFEIENPLNFYYIPKVSK; from the coding sequence ATGAAAATAAGCATAATTGGCCTTGGGTGGCTAGGGCTGCCATTGGCAAGACGGCTAGCGCAAAAGGGACATCAGGTACTGGGAAGTACGACTTCCCCTGAGAAGCACCGGCAGTTGTTGGACGAAGGAATCGACAATGTGGTGTTCCGACTGGATCCCCATCCTTCTGGCAATGGTTTTAACCGACTTTTTGATGCTGACTTGGTCGTGGTCAATATTCCCCCAAAACGCCGATCCATGCCGGAGACTTTTCATCCCGAGCAGATAAAGTACCTCAAAACACTTATCAAGCAAGCAGGAGTAGGGAGAGTGATTTACACCAGTTCTACCTCCGTCTATCCCAATACCAACAATGAAGTGACTGAAACCACAAAACTGTGTCTCAATAGTACGGGGCATTCGGCGGTATTTGGGGCGGAGAATATACTGAGGGAGGATGCTGCTTACGACCTGACGGTAATTCGGTTCGGAGGATTACTGGGAATGGACCGGGTGCCGGGCAGCTATTTCTCCGGAAAAGAGAATGTGGCAGGGGATGTTCCGGTGAATTACATTCATCAGGTAGATGCCGTGCGGCTGATCGCGCATGTGATTGAAAAGGAATTATGGGGAGAAACCTATAACGGTGTTTGCCCTATACATCCAAAAAAGCGGGAAGTATATGAAAAGAATGCACAGGAAATGGGCTTTGCTCCACCCAAAAGTTATCGTCAGCAGGACCTTCCCGATTTTAAAGTGGTGAGTGGGGAGAGAATAATGGAAACGGGCTTTGTGTTTGAGATAGAAAATCCACTCAATTTCTATTATATCCCTAAAGTTTCGAAGTGA
- a CDS encoding sterol desaturase family protein, protein MKKIGRLERPDNNGSAQMFQNPVLEKMSRTHISIPIVMFLVIGGVSLFYALTTTTISIGIGLLVTIVGLLVFTLVEYLMHKYFFHMVPDTPMKDKLQYSVHGVHHDYPKDKDRLAMPPFISGLYACIFYFVFTFLMGDYALYFLPGFLMGYALYLGVHYIVHAFQPPKNALKILWVNHAIHHYKDPDVAFGVSSPLWDVILGTMPKKDK, encoded by the coding sequence ATGAAAAAAATTGGAAGACTGGAGAGGCCGGATAATAATGGATCGGCACAAATGTTCCAGAATCCGGTGCTGGAAAAGATGTCCAGGACACATATTAGTATTCCTATTGTCATGTTTCTGGTGATTGGTGGCGTTTCACTGTTTTATGCGTTGACCACCACAACAATTTCCATAGGAATAGGCTTATTGGTGACTATAGTTGGATTATTGGTATTTACCCTTGTAGAATATTTGATGCATAAATATTTCTTTCATATGGTGCCCGATACGCCTATGAAGGATAAATTACAATATTCTGTACATGGTGTCCATCACGATTATCCGAAGGACAAGGACCGTTTGGCCATGCCACCATTTATCAGTGGTCTGTACGCTTGCATCTTTTATTTTGTATTTACCTTTTTGATGGGTGATTATGCGCTGTACTTCCTTCCGGGATTTTTGATGGGGTATGCATTGTATTTGGGTGTGCATTATATCGTACATGCTTTTCAGCCTCCTAAAAATGCGTTGAAGATCCTTTGGGTAAATCACGCCATTCATCATTATAAGGATCCTGACGTGGCTTTTGGAGTAAGTTCTCCACTATGGGATGTGATTTTGGGAACCATGCCCAAAAAGGATAAATAA
- the bshA gene encoding N-acetyl-alpha-D-glucosaminyl L-malate synthase BshA: MKIGIVCYPTFGGSGVVATELGKALAKEGHEVHFITYKQPTRLDFLSENLFYHEVDIKSYPLFEHPPYELALASKMVNVVKFEKLDLLHVHYAIPHASAAYMAKQILKTQGIEIPVVTTLHGTDITLVGKDPSYEPVVTFSINQSDGVTAVSEDLKQATYDHFEIKNGIQVIPNFIDLDRFKKQRKEHFKRAICPDDEKLLVHTSNFRKVKRVEDVIRVFYEVRKVVPAKLLLVGDGPERDKMERLCRELGTCEDTRFLGKLDAVEEVLSVADLFLIPSEKESFGLAALEAMACEVPVLSSNAGGIPELNIDGVTGFACAVGDIKGMTEKALHILSDQNLPAFKKRALARAKEFDVSNILPRYEEFYKKTIEKTLTTSK, translated from the coding sequence ATGAAAATCGGAATTGTCTGTTATCCTACCTTCGGTGGGAGTGGTGTAGTGGCCACAGAACTGGGTAAAGCCCTTGCCAAGGAAGGACATGAAGTGCACTTCATTACCTATAAGCAGCCTACCCGGTTGGATTTTTTGAGTGAGAACCTTTTCTATCACGAAGTAGATATCAAAAGTTACCCTTTGTTTGAACATCCACCATACGAACTCGCCTTGGCAAGTAAGATGGTGAACGTGGTAAAATTTGAGAAGCTGGACTTGCTTCATGTGCATTATGCCATTCCGCATGCCTCCGCCGCCTACATGGCCAAACAGATATTGAAGACCCAGGGGATTGAGATTCCTGTGGTCACGACATTGCATGGAACGGACATTACCCTGGTAGGGAAGGATCCCAGCTATGAGCCGGTAGTGACCTTTAGCATTAACCAGTCCGATGGGGTGACGGCGGTTTCGGAAGATTTGAAACAGGCGACCTACGATCATTTTGAAATCAAGAACGGAATTCAGGTTATCCCTAATTTTATCGATCTGGACCGGTTTAAAAAGCAGCGAAAGGAACATTTCAAAAGGGCCATTTGTCCCGATGATGAAAAGCTCCTCGTCCATACATCGAATTTCAGAAAGGTGAAACGGGTTGAGGATGTCATCAGGGTGTTTTATGAAGTGCGGAAAGTGGTTCCTGCCAAGCTGTTGCTGGTGGGAGATGGCCCCGAAAGGGATAAGATGGAAAGGCTCTGTAGGGAGTTGGGAACCTGCGAAGACACGCGTTTTCTGGGGAAATTGGATGCAGTTGAGGAAGTGCTTTCTGTGGCAGACCTGTTTTTAATTCCTTCCGAAAAGGAAAGTTTTGGGTTGGCTGCACTAGAGGCCATGGCCTGCGAAGTGCCGGTATTGTCTTCCAATGCTGGTGGTATCCCAGAGTTAAACATTGATGGAGTGACAGGGTTTGCCTGTGCAGTAGGAGATATCAAAGGAATGACCGAAAAGGCCCTTCATATCCTTTCGGATCAAAATCTGCCTGCGTTTAAGAAAAGGGCCTTGGCCAGGGCAAAGGAGTTTGATGTCTCCAATATTCTACCTCGGTACGAGGAATTTTATAAGAAAACCATTGAAAAAACCCTTACAACGTCCAAATAA
- a CDS encoding glycoside hydrolase family 3 N-terminal domain-containing protein, which produces MNQKVWRVPFVLMLIGGMVFFQLSFGFEKESIENPGDPLRTRDYVAQKKWVDSVFNSLTFEERLGQLFMVAAYSNRGEAHKQRIAKLIREEQLGGLIFFQGGPVRQAHLTNYYQSITKTPLLIAMDAEWGVSMRLDSVIQFPKQMTLGAIRDDELIYDMGTEIARQFKELGMHVNFAPVVDVNSNPNNPVIGYRAFGEQKEKVAKKAVAYMKGLQDHGVMANAKHFPGHGDTDSDSHYTTPVIQNSKDQIQDIDLYPYRQLIKENLMSVMVAHLHIPSLGTTAGKPTTLTPAVVNDLLKKDMGFEGLVFTDALNMKGVSSLHEPGEVDLLALLAGNDVLLYAEDVPKSKRLILQAVEEGRISKAQIDGRVRKILKAKYWAGLNRPQHVNTDHLVERLSTYETAALVERLYAGSMTMVSNKGNFLPIRNQDLLKMASITLGNGGETFQHYLDKFGKFTHYRLPRNSNNQSYRALEQNLNDFNTIVVGITDVSNSPRRNFGIKADDMYFIKNLSEKYNVITVLFGNAYAAKYLEGLPNVLVAYEENEYTEKLAPQVIFGARGVNGALPATVSAGLPAGISVPFESKDRLGYSYPENEGMDSRTLNNIDEVVNRAIRRKSTPGACVLVAKDGKVVFERGYGHLDYKKGQTVTPETVYDLASITKVMATTQTVMFLESRGLLDMEDPVSKYLPELIGTNKADLKLNDIMAHEAGLAPWIPHYTKTIHSGKWDPIFYHRTKGSGYSIQVAKGMYGMDALPDSVWKWTVESPLRRKSSSKGYDYKYSDLTMYIMQKVVERILNQPMDAFLEQNFYHPLGLYTLTYRPLEKYDMDRIAPTENDVVFRHELVRGHVHDPGAAMYGGVAGHAGLFGTAHDLAVMMQMMLQHGKYGGINLLDAKTVKEFTKRQSDQSRRGWGWDKPDPEPGEGGPAGELASKNSFGHTGFTGTAVWADPDENLIYVFLSNRVYPNASNNSLLRDNVRTDIQDIIYRAIRK; this is translated from the coding sequence ATGAATCAAAAAGTTTGGCGGGTGCCGTTCGTCTTGATGCTGATCGGAGGGATGGTCTTTTTTCAACTATCTTTTGGGTTTGAGAAGGAAAGTATTGAAAATCCGGGCGATCCGCTTCGCACGCGGGACTATGTGGCCCAAAAGAAATGGGTGGACAGCGTCTTTAACAGCCTGACCTTTGAGGAGCGCCTGGGGCAGCTGTTTATGGTGGCGGCTTATTCCAATCGCGGAGAGGCGCATAAGCAAAGGATTGCCAAGCTCATTCGAGAGGAGCAGCTTGGGGGACTGATATTCTTTCAGGGTGGCCCTGTCAGGCAAGCGCACCTGACCAATTACTACCAATCCATTACCAAAACCCCGTTGCTGATCGCCATGGACGCAGAATGGGGCGTGAGCATGCGGCTGGACAGTGTGATCCAGTTTCCAAAGCAAATGACCTTGGGGGCCATTCGCGATGATGAGTTGATCTATGACATGGGAACCGAAATCGCCCGACAATTCAAGGAGTTGGGCATGCATGTGAATTTTGCCCCAGTGGTGGATGTCAATTCCAATCCAAACAACCCGGTCATTGGCTATCGGGCGTTTGGAGAGCAAAAGGAAAAGGTGGCCAAAAAGGCTGTGGCATATATGAAGGGGCTCCAAGACCATGGTGTGATGGCCAACGCCAAACATTTTCCGGGGCATGGAGACACCGATTCCGATTCCCATTATACCACACCGGTGATCCAAAATTCGAAGGATCAGATCCAGGACATTGACCTTTATCCCTACCGCCAATTGATCAAGGAAAACCTGATGAGTGTGATGGTGGCGCATTTGCACATCCCCAGTTTGGGTACTACCGCCGGCAAACCTACCACCCTTACCCCCGCCGTGGTCAATGACCTGCTCAAAAAAGACATGGGCTTTGAGGGATTGGTGTTTACGGATGCCTTGAACATGAAAGGCGTCAGCAGTCTTCACGAGCCGGGCGAAGTGGATTTGCTGGCATTGCTGGCCGGTAACGATGTGCTCTTGTATGCAGAAGATGTGCCCAAGTCCAAGCGGTTAATCTTGCAGGCAGTCGAAGAAGGCAGGATATCCAAAGCCCAGATCGATGGCCGCGTCCGCAAGATCCTAAAAGCCAAATATTGGGCCGGGCTGAATAGGCCCCAACATGTAAACACCGACCACTTGGTGGAGCGGCTCAGTACCTATGAAACAGCAGCGTTGGTAGAACGCCTCTATGCTGGTTCCATGACCATGGTGTCCAATAAAGGGAATTTCTTGCCCATCCGTAACCAAGACCTGCTGAAAATGGCTTCCATTACCTTGGGGAACGGTGGAGAAACTTTTCAGCACTACCTCGACAAGTTCGGTAAGTTTACACATTATAGACTGCCCCGAAACAGTAATAACCAATCCTATCGGGCCCTTGAGCAAAACCTGAACGACTTTAACACCATTGTAGTGGGCATTACCGATGTCAGTAACAGCCCTAGGAGGAATTTCGGGATCAAAGCGGATGACATGTATTTCATCAAAAACCTGAGTGAAAAATACAACGTCATCACGGTGCTCTTTGGGAATGCCTATGCGGCCAAGTACCTTGAAGGCCTTCCAAACGTGCTGGTGGCCTATGAGGAAAATGAATATACGGAGAAGTTGGCTCCACAAGTGATCTTCGGTGCCCGTGGGGTAAATGGGGCTTTGCCAGCCACGGTAAGTGCAGGATTGCCTGCCGGGATTTCGGTTCCATTCGAATCAAAGGACAGGTTGGGCTATAGTTATCCAGAAAATGAGGGAATGGACAGTCGGACGCTCAATAACATCGATGAGGTGGTGAACCGGGCCATCCGCCGGAAGTCCACGCCGGGTGCCTGTGTATTGGTAGCTAAGGATGGTAAAGTGGTGTTCGAAAGAGGTTACGGTCACTTGGATTACAAAAAAGGCCAGACCGTAACCCCTGAAACGGTTTATGACCTGGCTTCCATCACGAAGGTCATGGCCACCACCCAGACAGTGATGTTTCTGGAGAGCAGAGGGCTACTCGATATGGAGGACCCTGTGTCTAAATACCTTCCAGAGTTAATAGGGACCAATAAAGCTGATCTTAAGCTGAATGACATCATGGCGCATGAGGCAGGATTGGCGCCATGGATACCCCATTATACTAAGACCATCCATTCAGGGAAATGGGATCCCATTTTTTATCATCGGACAAAAGGCAGCGGCTATAGCATTCAAGTCGCCAAAGGCATGTACGGTATGGATGCGCTGCCGGACAGTGTGTGGAAGTGGACAGTGGAGTCTCCGCTTCGGCGAAAATCCTCTAGCAAAGGGTACGATTATAAGTATTCGGACTTGACCATGTACATTATGCAAAAGGTCGTGGAGCGAATATTAAACCAGCCGATGGATGCATTTTTAGAGCAGAATTTTTACCACCCTTTGGGGCTGTACACGCTGACTTACCGGCCCTTGGAGAAGTATGATATGGACAGGATAGCCCCCACCGAAAATGATGTGGTCTTTAGGCATGAGCTGGTCAGAGGCCATGTGCATGATCCCGGAGCGGCCATGTATGGAGGAGTGGCAGGACATGCCGGACTTTTCGGTACCGCCCATGACTTGGCGGTGATGATGCAGATGATGCTACAGCACGGCAAGTACGGAGGGATAAACCTATTGGATGCAAAAACCGTTAAAGAATTTACAAAACGACAGTCTGACCAAAGTCGGAGGGGTTGGGGCTGGGATAAACCCGATCCTGAACCTGGGGAAGGCGGGCCTGCGGGCGAATTGGCTTCCAAGAATAGTTTTGGCCATACAGGCTTTACGGGCACAGCAGTATGGGCAGATCCAGATGAAAACCTCATCTATGTTTTTCTGTCCAATAGGGTCTATCCCAATGCCAGCAACAATTCACTGCTGAGAGATAATGTGCGGACGGATATTCAGGATATCATATACAGGGCTATCCGTAAGTAA
- the mutL gene encoding DNA mismatch repair endonuclease MutL has protein sequence MSDIIQLLPDAIANQIAAGEVVQRPSSALKELLENAVDAGATDIQVLVKEAGKMLIQVIDNGKGMSITDARMCFERHATSKIRSSEDLFAIRTFGFRGEAMASIAAVAQVELKTRAKGEELGTLICIEGSEVKKQEPVVCPEGTSIAVKNLFFNVPARRNFLKSNPVEMKHIVEEFQRVALANPAVSFSLIHNDMELFKLSPGKLSQRIVGIFGKNYQSQLVSCEEETPHVSIKGYVGKPENAKKSRGEQYFFVNNRYIKSNYLNHAVSNAFEGLMSPDQHPFYVLFLELDPSHIDINVHPTKTEIKFDDERTIYSVVRAGVKQALGAHNVVPTLDFSLDVNFTETWKHDEIKKDEVSRENSYKTYNSPTIKKQDTAGWERLFEGEKGINVRETAMRESEEESSALLTFSSRANEDEEHIPAPTPMAQAFQSEDRTAGTTFQVELNYIVAQLGTGLLLIDQQASHERILYERYIKQLKNTGGASQQCLFPQSLSLSLADYTLAMDLHEELNSLGFVLEEFGKNTLLIKGVPADVQINNEKALFEGLLEQFKHFKSELSLDNKENLARSLAKKSSIKKGTKLKSQEMETLVGQLFACQNPNYGLSGNKTFVKLDLSKIRSFFEK, from the coding sequence ATGAGTGATATTATCCAACTGCTCCCGGATGCTATCGCCAATCAGATTGCCGCCGGAGAAGTAGTTCAAAGGCCCTCATCAGCATTAAAGGAACTTTTGGAAAATGCCGTTGATGCAGGTGCCACAGATATTCAAGTATTGGTCAAAGAGGCAGGCAAAATGCTCATTCAGGTCATTGACAATGGCAAGGGCATGAGCATTACGGATGCCAGAATGTGTTTTGAGCGGCATGCCACTTCCAAGATCAGGAGTTCTGAGGACCTCTTTGCCATTCGGACTTTTGGCTTCCGGGGTGAGGCCATGGCATCCATTGCGGCCGTGGCCCAAGTAGAGCTCAAGACCAGGGCAAAAGGGGAAGAACTGGGTACGCTGATCTGTATCGAAGGCTCAGAAGTCAAGAAGCAGGAACCGGTCGTGTGCCCTGAAGGGACATCCATTGCGGTAAAAAACCTCTTTTTCAATGTGCCTGCACGCAGGAATTTCCTCAAGTCCAACCCTGTAGAAATGAAGCATATCGTAGAGGAATTTCAGCGGGTAGCCTTGGCCAATCCGGCGGTAAGTTTCAGCTTGATCCATAATGACATGGAGCTTTTTAAGCTCAGTCCCGGAAAGCTCAGCCAACGGATCGTGGGAATATTTGGAAAAAACTATCAGAGCCAACTGGTATCCTGTGAAGAAGAAACTCCTCATGTGTCCATCAAGGGCTATGTGGGCAAACCGGAAAACGCCAAAAAATCCCGTGGCGAACAATATTTCTTTGTGAACAACCGCTATATCAAAAGCAATTACCTGAACCATGCGGTTTCCAATGCCTTCGAAGGACTTATGTCTCCTGATCAGCATCCTTTTTATGTACTGTTCTTGGAGCTGGATCCCTCACATATCGACATCAATGTGCATCCTACCAAAACGGAAATCAAATTCGATGATGAACGTACCATCTACTCGGTGGTCAGGGCGGGCGTAAAGCAGGCCCTTGGAGCCCACAATGTCGTCCCCACGTTGGATTTTAGCTTGGATGTGAATTTTACCGAAACCTGGAAGCACGACGAGATCAAGAAGGATGAGGTCAGCCGGGAAAACAGCTATAAAACATACAACAGCCCCACCATCAAAAAGCAGGATACTGCTGGATGGGAGCGGTTGTTTGAAGGAGAAAAAGGCATCAATGTGCGGGAAACGGCCATGCGGGAAAGCGAAGAGGAATCGTCAGCCTTGCTGACATTTTCCAGTCGTGCCAACGAAGATGAAGAGCACATCCCTGCTCCTACGCCAATGGCACAGGCCTTCCAGTCTGAAGACCGCACTGCCGGCACGACTTTTCAGGTGGAATTAAACTATATCGTCGCCCAGCTCGGCACGGGGCTCTTGCTGATCGATCAGCAGGCCAGTCATGAACGCATCCTTTACGAGCGCTATATCAAGCAGCTTAAAAATACCGGAGGCGCCTCGCAGCAATGCTTATTCCCCCAAAGCCTGAGCCTGAGCCTAGCAGATTATACCCTGGCCATGGACCTCCATGAAGAGCTGAACAGTCTCGGCTTTGTGTTGGAGGAATTCGGCAAAAACACGTTATTGATCAAGGGTGTCCCTGCCGATGTGCAGATCAACAATGAAAAAGCCTTGTTTGAAGGCCTGCTGGAACAGTTTAAGCATTTCAAATCAGAATTATCCCTTGACAACAAGGAAAACTTGGCGCGGTCTTTGGCAAAGAAATCATCGATCAAAAAAGGCACCAAGCTCAAAAGCCAGGAAATGGAAACCTTGGTCGGGCAGTTATTTGCCTGCCAAAACCCAAATTATGGGCTTTCGGGGAACAAAACCTTTGTAAAACTTGATTTAAGTAAAATACGCAGCTTTTTTGAAAAATAA
- a CDS encoding rhomboid family intramembrane serine protease → MFRSLTPVVKNLLLINVGLYVVASFLLPQLDGLFALYYIESKYFMPFQFLTYMFMHAGLWHLISNMFGLFIFGPLLEQFLGPKKLLTLWMVCGVGAGVLYSGYTAFQMNQLNQKVETFYNNPDPEVFNQFVSDNSYMFNNSVYDFIDKFSRDPSNETYVQNAKSIMNNIRDQKSNIPMVGASGALFGVLVAFGMLFPNTQLFLLFPPMPIKAKYLVLFYGLYTVYNIIVNNPTDNVAHFAHFSGLIIGAILVTFWKKDRTSFY, encoded by the coding sequence ATGTTTAGATCCCTAACCCCCGTCGTCAAAAACCTATTGCTGATCAATGTGGGCCTTTATGTAGTGGCCAGCTTCCTTTTGCCACAGCTGGATGGGTTATTTGCCCTTTACTATATTGAGAGCAAATATTTCATGCCATTTCAGTTTTTGACGTACATGTTTATGCATGCTGGACTTTGGCACCTGATCAGCAATATGTTCGGGCTATTTATCTTTGGCCCTTTGCTGGAACAATTTTTAGGGCCCAAAAAACTGCTTACCCTATGGATGGTCTGCGGGGTGGGAGCCGGTGTGCTCTATTCGGGCTATACGGCGTTCCAAATGAACCAGCTGAACCAAAAGGTGGAGACCTTTTACAACAACCCGGATCCTGAGGTGTTCAATCAATTTGTTTCTGACAACAGCTATATGTTTAACAATAGCGTCTATGACTTCATTGACAAATTTAGCCGTGACCCAAGCAACGAGACCTATGTTCAAAACGCCAAATCGATTATGAACAACATTCGGGACCAAAAATCCAATATTCCCATGGTAGGTGCTTCTGGCGCATTATTCGGGGTATTGGTGGCCTTTGGCATGCTGTTTCCGAACACCCAATTGTTTTTGCTTTTCCCGCCCATGCCCATCAAGGCCAAGTACCTGGTGCTTTTCTATGGTCTCTACACTGTATATAATATTATTGTCAACAACCCCACGGATAACGTGGCACACTTTGCGCATTTTAGTGGTTTAATTATCGGCGCGATTTTGGTAACTTTCTGGAAAAAGGATAGAACTAGCTTTTACTGA
- a CDS encoding rhomboid family protein — protein sequence MYGGFWYYLKNAFNHKDNSLYKLLAINLLVFLVFLVLRVFLTISGEGALYQQLLSYFMMPAEVSRIITQPWSIFTYMFMHEGIFHILFNMLFLYWFGLLVQEYLGSRKLANLYILGGLAGAVLYVIMYNVAPYFIEQRDAALMLGASAGVYAIVVGAATLTPDTTFHLLLLGPVKIKYIAIFYVVIAFANSTGANAGGELAHLGGAAIGYLYITMLRKGTDLGTPVQAVGRFFENVFAGRPNVKVTYRKKNPPYKSEPLRETDTKTSKKEGTTQEEIDKILDKIADKGYDSLSKEEKRKLFEYSNK from the coding sequence ATGTACGGAGGATTCTGGTATTATTTAAAAAACGCTTTCAATCATAAAGACAATAGCCTTTACAAATTATTGGCCATCAACCTGCTAGTCTTTTTGGTTTTTTTGGTGCTTAGGGTGTTTCTTACCATCAGTGGTGAAGGAGCCCTTTATCAGCAGCTTTTGAGTTATTTTATGATGCCTGCAGAAGTGAGCAGGATCATCACCCAGCCGTGGTCCATCTTTACATACATGTTTATGCATGAAGGGATTTTCCATATCCTGTTCAACATGCTGTTTCTATATTGGTTTGGATTGTTGGTACAAGAATACCTGGGAAGCAGGAAACTGGCCAATCTCTACATCCTGGGAGGACTCGCCGGGGCAGTGCTCTATGTCATCATGTACAATGTAGCGCCTTACTTTATAGAACAACGAGATGCCGCGCTGATGCTGGGCGCCAGTGCCGGGGTGTATGCCATCGTCGTGGGAGCCGCTACCCTGACACCTGACACCACATTCCACTTGCTCTTATTGGGACCTGTCAAGATCAAATACATCGCTATATTTTACGTGGTCATTGCCTTTGCTAACAGCACCGGTGCCAATGCCGGCGGAGAACTGGCCCACCTGGGCGGTGCCGCAATAGGATATTTATACATCACCATGCTCCGCAAAGGAACCGATTTGGGCACCCCTGTTCAAGCGGTCGGAAGGTTCTTCGAAAATGTCTTTGCCGGAAGGCCAAATGTAAAAGTGACCTACCGGAAGAAAAATCCTCCTTACAAGAGCGAGCCCCTTCGTGAAACGGACACCAAAACCTCCAAAAAAGAGGGCACCACCCAAGAAGAAATCGATAAGATCTTGGATAAAATCGCCGACAAAGGTTACGACAGCCTGAGCAAAGAGGAAAAAAGGAAGCTTTTTGAATACAGCAATAAGTAG